Below is a window of Trichosurus vulpecula isolate mTriVul1 chromosome 4, mTriVul1.pri, whole genome shotgun sequence DNA.
agaaagggaaaggagaagagaggagagaggagaggaaccTATTCCTGCAGGGCTTGAGGTGGGGAGGAATGGGAAAACCAGGACAGGTATCTCCCTACTTGCTGCCCCCACCCTCAGGGTGGGCTTTCCCCATTCccatggggaggggaaaggaagagagggagcagaTAGAGTGGGACTGGAGAGTAAGTTAGTAATTCAAGTAAAAAACAGAGttggaggcagaaaggaaggaagcaggactGGCTGAGGCCTGGGCTTCAAGCCCCCTCTCACTGTCCCCAGGAGCCTCCCatagccccacccccaccccaccccacccccacctgacCCCCTTCTGCTGCAGTTACACAGAGGTCTCAGACTGCAACCTCATGACAAACTTGTGTGATTTAGGGTCCACAAACTCCTCAGACAGCTTGAAGAATGGAACCTTCTTGGTGCTGACCACCAGGCTGAAGTCCTGGCGTTTGAGGAGGAAGACAATGCCATCTTTGAGCCCGTTGGTCACTGGCTCCTCGCTCACCAGTGTCCACTGTTTAGCCAGCCAGCGTTCCTTGTGGTACTGGATGGTGGGGCCAGCTGCCAGGTACCGCTCCAGAAAGGcctggggtagggagagagaagactCATGCCACAACATGGCGCTTGTTTGCCTCCACCTCACTGTACTCACTGcactccctccttcactccctgCAGAGAGGGCTCCCCAAAAGGACCTCCATCCCATCTGTTTCTCTCCTCTTATCCTCATCCTGCCTCCATTTCTAATTGCAATAGTCAAGACCAGACCTGGGTCCATAGAGAGGCATAGCAAAGCAGAGGGAAAACTGAATAGGGAATCAAAGGACCTACATTTGAATCTCAGTCCTGACCCTTATTAGCAACATATTCCTGGACAAgttaccctctctgagcctcagtttctcacagggttgctgtgagaaaagcattttataaaccttaaggcaGATCTGTATGTGtatcaatacatatatacatatgtgtgcatacatatacacacacacacacatatgtgtacatgtgcatagggggaagggaaaaagtatttattaagcacctaaattGGAGCTGATCTCAGAGGTATGTTTGTGCACAgctgcttgcatgttgtctcccctattagaatgtgagcttcttgagagcaggaactatgtatttgccttcctttgtatgttcagcacagtgcctggcacacagtaggtgcttaacaaatgtttgttgccttGAGATATATGTATaagccatatacatatatatgctattaTTACCAAAGTTCAAATAGTGTGATCATAGAtactctagacaagtcatttctctttggacctcagtttccacatatgtaaaatgatggtgCTGGAtgtctaaggccctttccagttctaaatccatgatgtAATAACATCAGTCATCCAGGGTAGCTCTACTACCTCCCCAAATGTCTGGCCACAGAATTGAAAAGGAGAGCAATTCCAACAAATAGCAACAGGGGGCAACAGCAGATCACATATGTGCAAACACCAACAGGTCAAAGTGAAAAATTGCCCTTAGGTGGAGGATCATAATTCTAGAGTTGAAGGGGCCAGAATATGGCCatcgccaccaccacccccatgtAACAGTTAGAGGCTGTGGCCCAAGAAGGTTCAATAACTTTCtccaggtcatacaggtagtaaacatcagaggtgaggaaggaaaggaagaaagagacagagacagggagagagagagatagcgaAGAAAGggttgggagaggaaaagagagctagatggagagagggaaatgggagagggagaggaagaaggaaggaaattaaagaagagaaaggaagaatgggggagggagagaaaggaagggaggggaggggaggggaggtgaggaggaaaagagagagagagagaaagaattaggCCAGACTTCCCCCCAACCCTGTGCCTAAAGAAGTTCACTCTGCCCCTAGAAACTCTATCTGGAAGGAGTGACAGGagaaagatgagagatggaaggaagacagaagatgaaagaaaaagcagaagaagaaaggaatctagggaggaagggagaaagggaacagGACTATAGCAAGAGGCCATTCAGTATGACCCCCTTATTTTAAATGAGGGCAATGAAATCCAAAGAGGGGtcacttaaatgacttgcccagagtcatatatcCAATAAGTGcctaaggcaggatttcaacccaggtcttcctgactccaaggccagccctctattcactagGATGGGGAGGCAAAACAGCATACCTTGGGTGTCATGTCATGGGTGATACAGAACTCCAGGTGCTGCAGGATGCTCTCCATGGTGTGGTAGGGCTGCTGCTTGGTAGTGCGGAGATACTTCTGCATGGCTCGTGCCATGGAGGCAAAAATGGCTTGGGCTGCCTCTCTTGGATCCATCACCTCCCTCGGGTTCTTTTGCTCCTCTTCTTGTAGCCTTTTGATGTGTGTGAAGGCCTCTTCCACTGCTACCACCAGTCTGgttgagggaaagggagagacagtTCAGAGACCATTTACATCCCAAAGCCTCTTCTACTTCCTATCATTAAATGAAGCCTAAGCCTCTCCAGACCTCTGCAAAAAAGCATCATTTTGTGTCTCCCAATCCTTTCCAGGGAGAACTCTCTAAATAAGGGGATCTCAagtcaagtccagcctcagatacttactctctgtatgaccctaggtaagtcatttaacctctgttctgtctcagtttcatcaaatgtaaaatagggataggtACAGTactaccccccagggttgttgtgaggctcaaatgagagccTTGGCACAGTGCCAAGCAAGAAAGGGTAGCTAAGGCTTTGAGGGCCACCATCAGTGCCAAAGCCAGCGATGCGGGACCCTAGTTCTTGTCCCTAGCTCTAGTCTAGCCCCAACTCCTAACTCACAGATTTtacctatttcctctttctgggtATCAACTCCATTTTTCTTCCCCATGAATAGGAGCAACTTCTTCCGCGGCCTACTCTTTTCAGAGACCACGAAGCCTCATCACAACCTTCATCTCCCAGATGGACATGGTCTACCTCCCAGTCGTGATCATCAAAAAATTTAGGGACAAAATGagacttaaagatcatctagtccaacctacacattttacaaagaaggaaactaagtCCAAAACAGGCCTTCTCGGAAGTCATAAAGGTAATTCCTAAGTGATCTCAGCCTGTCATATTCCAGTCGCCTTTCCCCTCACAcatccccctcttcttccccGAAGAACATACCTGGCCCTACGTTTGCGCACCCTCCGTTCATGCTCCGCCTCCTCATAGTAATACTCATTGTGGCTGTTGTCCCGCCGCCGAGCTGCTGCTGCAATCACTGCCCGAGACTGCCCAGTGGAGTTGTTGGTGCTGTTCTCTGAGAGAGGGCAGGGAGGCAGAGGTTGGGATCAGAATGGGAAGAAGGTGTCTGGGGAAACCTGGGGCCTAGGACAGCAGCCTGATCATTCACAGTCTTCAGGAGGCGCTGTCCCCAGCCACCTTTAGAGAGGGCACCCGGGGAACAGCAACAAAGAAGGGCAAGGACTCCCAAGGAGGTCCGTGAGATTTGGCTGAAGGGCTTAGAGGGCCAGGGCTGATGAGGAGACACAGAGCAGCCAAAGAGAGGAAACCTgagagggcaggggtgggggaggtagagaaaaagagagggaagtagAGGAAGGAGTCCAAAGGCTGAGACCCTCCACCTGGAGTCAAGGGGAAGGACGGTACAAAAGGGAATGAGAAGTAAAGGGAGTAAAAGTGGAGGGAGAGgataaaagaggaagagagagaaggaaaaaagagaggaggagcaAAGGGAGCCCTGATAGGGAAGAGCAGAAAAGTGGAAGATCCTGGCAGCTCACCCTCTCCGAGGGAGTACACCTTGAAGCCGGACACTTTCTTGGCCAGGACGGACTTGGGCAGGTTGAGGAGGGCAGGGTTGTAGACGGGGAAATCATGGTAATACTTCTCCAGGATCCACACTGCCACACGCTGGATGCTGTGGGGGAAacggtaggggagggagggaaagggagggggaggggggaaggaaggggaaggaggtaagGGGAACATTCATGGTCACCTCCACTCCCAGACATAGACAAAGGTGTCCAGAGGGAGGGACACATCAGGATAGGACGGCAAgacaagaaagaacaaaggatGGGGAGAAGCTGCTTCCGACAAGCCCAGCTTAAGGAAGCCACCCTGAGGTCTCTCCCTTTTGGTCTCCTTCCAGCCTCCAGATCAGAGCCCTTCTCATGGCCAGGCTGTGACAGTCATCTAACCCCACACTTAGAGTCTATACAAGTGGGACCTTCTAGGAGGTCCTTCCATGCCACCGATAGCCTCTACTCATCGATACCTTTGGAATCTTACTGGGCTGAGAAAATCTCCCAGATGAGGGTTGGAAACCCTCTCATACTAGATCCTAAGGGACAATGAAATGGAAACCCCCAAGAGCACTGGGATCCACAGCCAGGCTCAAGGCTCAAGTTGCCAAGTTGCCAGATCATGAGTAAATGAAGTATCTTTCCCATACATCCTgtcaaaaatacatacatacacatatacagacatggaaaaacacacacacacacacacacacatgcatacatacatggacccccacaaatacacacaccctTCCCCAAGTTAACTCTTAAGTAGTACATGACCAATGAACCACAGCCCTCTATTTTGGCCTCTCCCAGTATACTCTCCTTGTTGAAGTCACCTCCCTCTGCCCTGCCTAGCTCCATTCACTCCACATTCATTGAGTAACCAGAGGGGGTATATTCTTGTGATAGTCACAACTCAGGGAAATGTAAAAAGGACCCAAAAAAGCCACTGGTGCTGGCCCATACCCTTCTCCTACATAGAATCCTCCCAACCCTCCAATTTTATCCATGCCTCCAGTATTCCATCTCCCCTACAAACTCTGCACCAGTTCTCTCACCAAAGCTCCTCAGCCCCAGCATACATTGGCCGTGATCACCCCCTCAGCCCCACCACAGCTCCCATCCCCAACATATATGTCCCTTAGCACTTCTAGACATCCCCTGTGCCCTATCAACTGCTATCTACTGAGTGTAGTACCAATAACCCATTTCCCCCAGGTAACTCTCAGGCCCCCAGACCTGAACATTCCTCCTACCCCTTTACCTACCACCCACCCCAAACCCCCACCCACTTATCTCCCGCATGCTCCAAAATCCATTCCTGTGCTAATATTCTCTCACTGCCCTTCTATAAACATAGTTCTAACCTAGTCAACCTCCCATTCCCTCTCCTACCCCATCTCAGTGCCCTTGATCGCTTTTATGCTCTCACCTACACACATccaagcatacacacacacacacacacacacacacacacacacatacacacacacacattgtaccTGAGGTGCCCAACATTGTAGAAGCGACTGGCCCCGTCGGTAGAGCGCACAACTTTGAGGGTGAACTGGGGTTGCAGCTGGCGCAACTCCAGCAGGACCACAGCAAGGTAGTGCACGAAAAGCAGGGCATCTACCAGGGAAACGGCAAACTGTACCACACCCTGGTAGCTGCGCTCCCTCGCCTCCAAAATCCGAACCCCGTAGAAGAGCCAGTAGGAGACCACGAGCAGAAAGACGAGCACCATAAGCAAGGCGCGCAACACGAAGACGCGGGGCAGCGAGGCCTTGGGCCGGCGGAAAAACAGGGCCCAGCTGCCCAGCAGCAAAATGAGCAGCTTGAAGGCCACTGAGATGAAGAGTCCCTCGCAGGCCGCCCCACACGGCTCCAGCTCTTCCCGCCACAGCAGCGGGggcaacagaaggaaggccagcggggtgaggaaggagagcagcgCCAGGGTGGCCCCAGCCACAACACCCAGGTGACGGGAGCAGTCCAGAGGGACGCTGTCCTCCATGTCCTTGGCAATGCGTGTGAGGTCATCGTGGGAGATGCTGTGTTCCGATGTGCCCGTCACCACCGTCGTTGTCTCACCCCAGTTATCATCCTTAGAGGGAAcgtggagaggaaaaaaagacagaatgtTGGGGAGGGCGAGGGGGACagcaaaggagagggaaaaagaagagaggggaagggaggggaaagggggagaaagggcgatggaaaaggagaaggcaaaaagggggggggatggcAATCAACAAACGTTCTGTTGATaggtatttatgaagcacctattgGCACCCAATACTGTGTCCAAAGAAATACAGAACAGCTTCTGTCCTCAGAGAACACGAAGACCAAGAGGAGAAGACAAAAATCACGAGCTCATCAACTAGGGAAACGGCCAAAGGATTGCGGCATATGAACATAATGAAACATAATTGAGCCGTACAAAGTCATAAATGTGATGCACTTAGCACTGGCActcagaaggcatttaataaatgctaactgactgactgactgaccgacTGGATCCAGAAAATTTAGATAGTTGTGTATGAGCTCACTAGAGAGGAAAATAAGCATAACCAGACCAGTCTACAGGATGGCCATGataacataaagaaaaatagCTCCCAAGGGCTGCAGAAGACAGAGGATGAAACATGCTTCTGGCTGCTCTTTGGTGGACAGGGGTACAGAGTGAGATGTGCATTCTTCAGACATGATCCAGGCACTGAAttattttgcatgattatacttatttgttataagtGAGAGATTCTATTGGGGGGTTAACAGGTTATTTAAAAAGAACATCAACAcaacattttaaaagtacatgaaagaagaaatttttaaaaagttaaaagggGACAAACAAATGGGACAATTCTGTTGTTACTACTGTGTTAAACTgtatgctgtaaaaaaaaaaaaaacctacgtTCATAGTTTCA
It encodes the following:
- the VANGL2 gene encoding vang-like protein 2, whose translation is MDTESQYSGYSYKSGHSRSSRKHRDRRDRHRSKSRDGSRGDKSVTIQAPGEPLLDNESTRGDERDDNWGETTTVVTGTSEHSISHDDLTRIAKDMEDSVPLDCSRHLGVVAGATLALLSFLTPLAFLLLPPLLWREELEPCGAACEGLFISVAFKLLILLLGSWALFFRRPKASLPRVFVLRALLMVLVFLLVVSYWLFYGVRILEARERSYQGVVQFAVSLVDALLFVHYLAVVLLELRQLQPQFTLKVVRSTDGASRFYNVGHLSIQRVAVWILEKYYHDFPVYNPALLNLPKSVLAKKVSGFKVYSLGEENSTNNSTGQSRAVIAAAARRRDNSHNEYYYEEAEHERRVRKRRARLVVAVEEAFTHIKRLQEEEQKNPREVMDPREAAQAIFASMARAMQKYLRTTKQQPYHTMESILQHLEFCITHDMTPKAFLERYLAAGPTIQYHKERWLAKQWTLVSEEPVTNGLKDGIVFLLKRQDFSLVVSTKKVPFFKLSEEFVDPKSHKFVMRLQSETSV